The sequence below is a genomic window from bacterium.
CAGCGCGTCCTGGACCGCGCCGTAAACGTTGATCAAGGCGTAGGCCAGCGCCATCACCCACGCCGGAAGCGGGAACGGGATCGGGAAGATGAAGACCCGCCGTTCGGGATAGAGGAGCGCGAAGGCGACGACCAGCCCGATGACGCCCCCCGAGGCGCCGATGACCGGGATCGTCGCGCCGGTCAGCAGCAGCGCAAGCAGCACGACCGCCGCGCCGCCGCCGGCGACGCAGACGAGGAAGTAGCGCACGAAGCCGCGCGTGCCGAGCACCCGCTCGACGTCGCCGCCGAACATCCAGAGGCCGAGCCCGTTGAGCAGCAGATGGACCACCCCGCCGTGGAGCAGCGCGTAGGTGAGGAGCTGCCACGCCGCGATCGGCGGCGTCGCCTGCCCCGCGGCGTCGCGCAGCCGGAGCTGCGGATCGAGCGCCAGCAGGTCCATCGCCCGCGCGTAGAGATCGGGCGCCCCGAAGCGCAGGACGAGCTGCAGGACGAACATCCCGCCGAGGACGTAGAGGATGCGCCGCACGGCCGGCGTGAACGGCGGCAGGGCGAGCGTGACCGTTCCTCCCCCGTAGGGGCCGCGATAGTAGGACATAGGCGGCAATTATAGGGGACGGGGCGGAGGTTGCCGCCGCGGGACGAAGCGCCGCGCGGCGCGGACGCGGGCGGACGTTGCCGCCGCGGGACGAAGCGCCGAGCGGCGCGGAGGCGCGACGGGCCGGGCCGGCGTAAGACATCCTCGCCGCGCGCCGCGGCCGACGAGGTGTTCAGGGTCGGCGTCCCCGGCGGCGCGGTCGTCTTGCGGGGGGAGCACCGATGACCGCGCAGCCGAGCGCCGGGCCGGCCTGCCCGGCGGACGAGATCGCCGCCCTCTTCGCGCGACTCGCGCCGCGGGCGCTGCGCCCGGCCGCCTTCGCCTGCGTCGGCGGGACGGAGTGGCTCTGGCCCGGCGAGGGCGAGGCCGGCTCGCGCGCCGCGCGGCGGATGGCGGAGCTGGCGCTCCTCGCCGAGCGGGAGCGGACGCTCGTCGAAGGGCGGCGCACCTGGCTCGTCTCGGCCGTGGAAGGGCCGTATCCGGGAATCTGCGGCGTCTCGGCCGCGGACGTCGGCCGCGACGTCGATCTGCGGCCGGTCCTCGCGGCGGTGCGGCGCCAGTTCGCCCGCCGGCAGGCGTTCGCCCTCGCCGTCGCGAACGATCCGTTCGCGCCGCTCCTCGCCGCCTCGCCGTCGCTCGCCGCGGCCGCCGACACGCTGCGCCGCGTCGCCCCGACCAAGCTCTCCGTCCTGATCCTCGGCGAAACCGGCGCCGGCAAGGAGGTCCTCGCCAGGGCGCTCCACGCCGCCTCCGGCCGCGCCGGTCCGTTCGTCGCCGAGAACTGCGCCGCCCTGCCCGAGGCGCTGCTCGAGGCCGAGCTGTTCGGCGCCCGGCGCGGCGCCTTCACCGGCGCCTCGATCGACCGCAAGGGGCGCATCGCCGAGGCGCACGGCGGGACGCTCCTCCTCGACGAGATCGGCGATCTTCCCGCGCCGCTGCAGGCGAAGCTGCTCCGCGCGCTGCAGACCGGCGAGGTCCGCGCGCTCGGCGCGGACCGGGCGCGCGCGGTGGACGTGCGGATCGTCGCCGCGACCCACCGCCGCGTGGACGCCTCGGGGAGCGGCTTCCGGCGCGACCTCTACTACCGCCTCGCCGCGGTCGTGGTCGAGGCGCCGCCGCTCCGCGCGCGGCGCGGCGACCTCCCCTATCTCGTCGCCTCGCTCCTCGCGCGCGCCGCCGCCGAGGGGCTCGGGCCCGGGCGGCGCATCGACGGCGAGGGGCTCGCGGTCCTCGCCTGCGCCGACTTCCCCGGCAACGTCCGCGAGCTCGACAACCTGCTGCGGCGCGCGGCGGCGCTCAGCCCCGGGCCGTCGATTCCCGGCCCGATGCTGCGCCCGCCGCAGCCGTCGGCGGAGTTTCCGACGAACCTCGAGGCGCGGGCGATCCTGGAAGCGTTGAAGCTGGCCGACGGCAAGAAGACCGAAGCGGCGCGGCGCCTCGGTTGGACGCGCCAGAAGCTGTACCGCCGCCTCGCCGCGCTCTTCCCGCCGGGGTTCGCCACGGCGCGGCGGCCGCGGCAGCCCGGCTTCGGCGCGTGACGGCGCCGCCGCCGCCCGGCGGCACGTCCGTCTCGCGTCAGCGGTTCACGGCCGCGCCGAGCGGCCCGAGCGACCGCGCCTCGAGCGCCAGCTCGACCAGCCTCGTCAGCAGTTCGCCGTACGGCAGCCCGCTCGCCTCCCAGAGGCGCGGGTACATCGAGATCGGCGTGAAGCCGGGGAGGGTGTTGAGCTCGTTGAGCACGAGGCGCCCCGTCGTCCGCGAGAGCAGGAAATCGACGCGCGACATGCCGAGGCAGTCGAGCGCGCGGAAGGCCCGCGTCGCCATGGCGCGGATCCGCTCCCGCAGTTCGT
It includes:
- a CDS encoding rhomboid family intramembrane serine protease; protein product: MSYYRGPYGGGTVTLALPPFTPAVRRILYVLGGMFVLQLVLRFGAPDLYARAMDLLALDPQLRLRDAAGQATPPIAAWQLLTYALLHGGVVHLLLNGLGLWMFGGDVERVLGTRGFVRYFLVCVAGGGAAVVLLALLLTGATIPVIGASGGVIGLVVAFALLYPERRVFIFPIPFPLPAWVMALAYALINVYGAVQDALMPGGAGSVSYAAHLGGLAAGFLYFKGFIRPGSWFRRKRRHPQFRVVKGGPGPFDIN
- a CDS encoding sigma 54-interacting transcriptional regulator, with translation MTAQPSAGPACPADEIAALFARLAPRALRPAAFACVGGTEWLWPGEGEAGSRAARRMAELALLAERERTLVEGRRTWLVSAVEGPYPGICGVSAADVGRDVDLRPVLAAVRRQFARRQAFALAVANDPFAPLLAASPSLAAAADTLRRVAPTKLSVLILGETGAGKEVLARALHAASGRAGPFVAENCAALPEALLEAELFGARRGAFTGASIDRKGRIAEAHGGTLLLDEIGDLPAPLQAKLLRALQTGEVRALGADRARAVDVRIVAATHRRVDASGSGFRRDLYYRLAAVVVEAPPLRARRGDLPYLVASLLARAAAEGLGPGRRIDGEGLAVLACADFPGNVRELDNLLRRAAALSPGPSIPGPMLRPPQPSAEFPTNLEARAILEALKLADGKKTEAARRLGWTRQKLYRRLAALFPPGFATARRPRQPGFGA